The following DNA comes from Marichromatium purpuratum 984.
ATGCGGCGACTGTTGGGCCAGGACCAGGAGCCGGGGAACAGCCGTTTGGACACGCGCGCCCCCTGCATCCGGCGTGTCCAGCGCACGGTGCCGAGGTGGTGAGCCTTGATGGCGTTGGTGCCGATCCAGATCGAGAGCTGATCGGCGGTCTGGGTGGTCCGGTAGCGCAGTAGTGTGGTGAGCACCTTCTGCGTAATGCCGGCGGCCTTGGCCGCCTCACGCAGGACTTGGCGCCGGACCCAGGTCGAGAGCTTGCGCAGTGCTCGACGCCGCGCGCGCTCGACCCCCTCGGGCATGGCCGCCAGTTGGCGCTCCAGGCGCTCCAGCGTACCCTGAGTGTCGATGGTGAGAACCAGGCGCTCGGCGGACATGGTGATCGACTCCGATTAGCTCGCCGCCGAGTGCAGCGTGAGCTGGTAGGGACCGGACTTGCCGCTCGGGGTGATCAGTGTGCCCTTGAAGGCCAGCACCGCCGGATCTGCGGTGATGAAGCTGATGCCACCGGTTGGCGAGATGTTGGCCTGGAAGATCTCGATCTCGATCTGCTGGCTGTTGAACAGGTTGATGCCGTGACCGTGAATGCCGACCTGAAGCACGGTGTTGGTGCCGGCGACGATGGTGGAGCCGGCGCGCGCGGGCCAACTGGCAGTGGCGGTCACTTCGCTATCAACGATGGTCAACGACTTGAACAGCCCGGCCTCCATGTTGATCTCGTAGTCGGTGCCAGCGGTCTTGCCGGTGACGGCGAACGCGGTGAGATTGTTCTTGCCGACGGCCACCCATTTATCCTGGATGGCGGCAATGGTGATCTCCTGGGCGGTGCCCTCGGCCTGGGCGTAGTTGGCGGGCACGCCCAGCAGCGCCATGGACAGGATGTCGGGAGCGCATTCGTCGGTCTCGAACTCGATCTCGAGCGGCTTGGGCGAGAGGTAGGAGTCGAGCGCCTGGCCCTTGGTCGAGCGCATATAGCTGATGCGCTGGATGGTGTCGGGATCGGGCTGGGTGATGTTGAGCTTGGGGACGTTGATCGCATCCATGAAGCCGGCGGCGGCGCCGTTGGCGTCGAAGCGATCGAAGTAGGCGTCTACGGCGAGCAGCAGTCCGCTCATGGGTCAATCCTCTTTGTCTACGAAGTCGATATCGATGGTGACGCTGGGCGTCAGCCAATCGGAGTCGCTGGGGCGGCGCGGGATCTCACGCGTGCTCTCGCGCATAGAAGAGACGCCGGCGGTCGGGGGCCAGTCGGTCAGGCGCCGGCTGAGGGCGCGATGGATGTCGGCGAGTACCTCTCGGGCCAGTCGGCGCCCGGCGCCGTCGTCGTGGACCAGAGCCTCGATGGTGTAGGTCTGGCTCCAGGTGCCGCGCCGTCCGCTGGTCGCGGGGTTGTAGCTGGCGTCCTCGTCAAGCAGCAGCAGACAGGGTTCGAGCGGCGCGTCATTGCGGTCTTGCTCGGTACGCACCTCCAGGCCGGCATCAGTGTGGTAGCCGTTGGCGGTCTGGATCTCTTCGAGCCAGACGACGAGCTGGTCGAGGATGCGCTGCGCCTGAGTGCTCATGCGCCCCCCTGCCGGACGATCAGGCGCCAGAAGGGGCCGTCCGGCTCGCTGTGCTGGACGAGGAAGGTCTCGCCGCGCGCGGTGAAGGTGAGGCTATCGCCGCGCGCGGGAGCGGTGACGGCGGTGCGCTCGATGCTGATCTCGTGACGCAGCTCGACGAACCCCGACTGGCCCACGGACTGGGCCTCGGGGCTGTCGATGGCCCGCAGCGCGATCGGCTCACCGGTGCCGCCTGGGCGATACTCGGCGGCGTCGCCGAGCGCTGAGAGCAGCGAGGGCGCCGCCGAGCTGAGAACGTCGTCAACGAGGCTCATGGCATCAGCGCTTCAGCATCCCGCCCGCGCCATGCCCGGCAACGGTGTGCGGTGCGACATCGCCCCGGTACAGCTCGGCCCAGATGGTGAGGAAGGTACCGGTGCTACCGTCGCCACAGGTAGCGATGACGTCGAGGTAGCGTTTGCGCCCGCGCAGATCGAGGTCGAAGACGAAGAACGTGTTGTCGGCGTCGGCGGTGGGCAGCGCCGAGGTCGATC
Coding sequences within:
- a CDS encoding phage tail tube protein — encoded protein: MSGLLLAVDAYFDRFDANGAAAGFMDAINVPKLNITQPDPDTIQRISYMRSTKGQALDSYLSPKPLEIEFETDECAPDILSMALLGVPANYAQAEGTAQEITIAAIQDKWVAVGKNNLTAFAVTGKTAGTDYEINMEAGLFKSLTIVDSEVTATASWPARAGSTIVAGTNTVLQVGIHGHGINLFNSQQIEIEIFQANISPTGGISFITADPAVLAFKGTLITPSGKSGPYQLTLHSAAS
- a CDS encoding head-tail joining protein; this encodes MSLVDDVLSSAAPSLLSALGDAAEYRPGGTGEPIALRAIDSPEAQSVGQSGFVELRHEISIERTAVTAPARGDSLTFTARGETFLVQHSEPDGPFWRLIVRQGGA